TTGCTACCCAAACCCCTCTAAACTCATGATTTATTTTTTGGGCAAAAATAAATTGTGCAGAGAATAATACAATTATTATTGTGTAATTTATCTTCTTAAACATATTCTTAATCTAAATAATATTATCAATTTACCTCTCCTTCGAAGAGGTCAGAAAGACCTTTTCGGTATTTCTGGGTGAGGTCTTAACAATCAGACAATGCAACATTAACGGCTAAGCCACCTGTTGACGTTTCTTTGTATTTATTATTCATGTCTTTTGCGGTTTCCCACATGGTATTTACTACCTTATCAAAGGGCACCTTTACATTTATAGGATCAGTATCTAAAGCCAATTCAGCCGCATGGATGGCTTTTATGGCACCCATAGAATTACGTTCTATACAAGGCACTTGTACCAAACCACCGATAGGATCACAAGTCAAACCTAAATGATGTTCCATCGCAATTTCAGCGGCAATTAATACTTGATCTGGTGTGCCACCTAATAATTCGGTCAATGCACCTGCTGCCATCGCAGCTGAAACACCAATCTCAGCCTGACAACCACCCATTGCAGCAGATATGGTTGCCCCTTTTTTAAAGATACTACCAATTTCGCCTGCCACCAATAAGAATTTTTTAATTTCATTAAAACTAGCCTCATGGTTTTCAATAACCAAATAATACATCAATACGGCGGGTATTACACCAGCACTTCCGTTTGTTGGTGCGGTCACTACACGCCCTAATGAGGCGTTTACTTCATTAACACTTAAGGCAAAACAACTTACCCATTTAAGTATTTGTCTAAATTTAACTTCGGTATTTCTAATTGATTCAAGCCATTCTTGAGGGTTGTTATATAAGGATACACCAATTAAGTTTTTATGAGTGTCAAAAGCACGACGTCTTACATTGAGTCCTCCAGGTAAATTACCCTCGGTATGGCAGCCCGTATACATACATTCTAACATGGTATTCCAAATGCGATGGAATTCATAATCAATCTTCTCAGGCGTTCGTAATTCTTTTTCATTTTCTAAAACCACATCAGATATGGAAAGGTTTTGATCTTTACAATACGCCAATAACTCCGTACCAAGTCTAATGGGATAAGGAAATGTATTTGAGAAAATTTGTTTATTTTTTTTAGAGTTTTTACGTTCTTCTTTCACTACAAATCCACCGCCAATAGAGTAGAGGGTAGAACGGCTTTTTTTACCCGAAATGGTAGCTGTAAAAGTCATTCCATTGGCATGAAAGGGAAGAAATTTTCTGTTAAAAACAATGTCCGTTTCCGGATTAAAAGCTAGTATTTTTTCGTTATTAAAAGATAAGGCTTTGTTTATTTTTATGGCAGCAATAATAGCCTCGATACTTTGTGTAGGTATCGTTTCAGGGTCTGCACCACTTAAGCCAAGTAATACGGCATAATCAGTAGCATGTCCTTTCCCCGTTAAGGATAAAGAACCATATAAATCAACCGTTATTTTTTCAACGGTATCAAATTTGTGGGAAGCCTTTAATTCTTTTATCCATCGTTCTGCCGCACGCCAAGGCCCTAAGGTGTGTGAACTAGAAGGTCCTACACCAATTTTTAACATATCAAATACCGAAATACATTCCATATAATTCTCTTAGAAACTAATAATCAAAAATAGATAAAACATTTGAGTAAACTTAGTAATTATAATTGAAAAGGAAAGGGAGTATAACGTCAGATTAGTGAAGTGGGAAACTTCAAATTACATGAACCAAATTCTAACGAAAGGGTTTTGAATTATTAGGAATTTATTTTTTCTCGGCACTTATGTCTTAATTGAATATATAATAGGCAATCATTAGTTGATTATGCCATGTTGCCCTAAGCGTAAGCACTACTAAAACTGCCAGTCTGTCATAATTATAAAAAAAATGCTGTCAAAATCAATTTATATTAGCGTTGGCATAAAGATTGACTAATTACAATCAGTAATCAAAAAGAATAATCTAAAAATCTAAATATTTATATTATGAGTAAAATTATAGGAATAGATTTAGGAACAACCAACTCATGTGTTTCTGTAATGGAAGGTAATGAGCCAGTAGTAATTCCTAATGCAGAAGGGAAAAGAACAACTCCTTCTATTGTAGCATTTGTTGATGGTGGCGAACGTAAAGTTGGTGACCCTGCTAAAAGACAAGCAGTAACTAATCCTACAAGAACGGTATATTCAATTAAACGTTTTATGGGTAACAAGTATTCTGAATCTAAAAAAGAGGCAGAACGTGTACCTTATAAAGTGGTTAAAGGAGACAATGATACACCAAGAGTTGATATTGATGGCAGAATGTATACGCCACAAGAAATCTCAGCAATGATATTGCAAAAAATGAAAAAAACAGCCGAAGACTATTTAGGTCATGAGGTTAAAGAAGCTGTTGTAACTGTACCTGCATATTTTAATGATGCACAACGTCAGGCTACAAAAGAAGCTGGTGAAATAGCAGGTTTAAAAGTGAGTCGTATAATCAATGAGCCTACAGCGGCTGCATTGGCATACGGATTAGATAAATCTGGTGCAGATAAAAAAATTGCGGTTTACGATTTAGGTGGTGGTACTTTTGATATCTCTATCTTAGAAATTGGTGATGGTGTTTTTGAAGTATTATCTACAAATGGAGATACACATTTAGGTGGTGATGATTTTGATCAAGTAATTATTGATTGGTTAGCAGATGCCTTTAAAAAAGACGAAAACGTTGATCTTAGAAAAGATCCAATGGCTTTACAACGTTTAAAAGAAGCTGCTGAAAAAGCTAAGATTGAATTATCATCAAGTACACAAACAGAGATTAATTTACCTTATGTTACTGTTGTTGATAATGTACCAAAACACTTGGTAAAAAAATTAACTAGAGCTCAATTTGAACAATTAGCACATGATTTAGTGAAACGTTCAATGGATCCTGTAGCAAAAGCGTTAAAAGATGCTGATCTTAAAACTACTGATATTGATGAAATAATTTTAGTAGGTGGTTCAACTCGTATTCCTAAAATTCAAGAAGAAGTAAAAAAATTCTTTGGTAAAGAGCCACATAAAGGTGTAAACCCTGATGAGGTAGTTGCTGTAGGTGCTGCAATTCAAGGTGGTGTATTAACTGGAGATGTAAAAGATGTACTTTTATTAGATGTTACGCCATTAGCCTTAGGTATTGAAACTATGGGTAATGTAATGACTAAATTAATTGAAGCCAATACGACAATACCAACTAAAAAATCGCAAGTATTTTCAACTGCAGCTGACAACCAGCCTTCAGTAGAAATTCATGTGTTACAAGGTGAGCGTGCTATGGCAGCCGATAATAAAACAATTGGCCGTTTTCATTTAGATGGAATTCCACCAGCACAAAGAGGTGTACCACAAATTGAAGTAACATTTGATATTGATGCCAATGGTATTATCAATGTATCAGCTAAAGATAAAGGTACAGGTAAAGAGCATAACATTCGTATTGAAGCTTCTTCAGGATTGTCAGAAGATGATATCAAAAAAATGAAAGCAGATGCTGAAGCTAATGCTGAATCAGATAAACAAGCAAAAGAAACTGCTGAAAAAATCAATGGTGCTGATGCAATGATTTTCCAAACAGAAAAACAATTAAAAGAGTTTGGTGAAAAATTATCTGCTGATAAAAAAGAACCTATTGAAGCTGCTTTAGAGGAATTGAAAAAAGCACATGAGTCTAAAGACTTGGCACAAATAGATACTGCCATGGAAAAGATAAATGAAGCTTGGAAAGTTGCCTCTGAAGAGATGTACAAAGCAGAACAAGAAGGTGGAGCTGCCGGTAATGCAGGAGGAGAAGCGGAAGGTTCTTCAGCTACTGAAGGTGATGATGTACAAGATGTAGATTTCGAAGAAGTAAAAGAAGATTAATTTATTCTTATTTGTCATTCCGACGAAGGAGGAATCTTATGAACAGTACTTGTCATTTGAACAGATTCCTCGTGCCTCGGAATGACAACATGTAAAACAAAAATCCCGTTCCAATAGTTGGAACGGGATTTTTTGGTTTTGGATCTGATTAGTATCAGAAATATATATAAGTATTTAGCGGGTCAATTGCTTTGTTGGATAACTATAACAGTTAAAGTTCATTTTTATTATAATTTATCTGTAAAAAAGTTGCGTAAAATAATAAGTACCTTCAGCGTTTTGAACAGCAGCGATACCTGTATGTGTAAAATTGCCTTCGATATTATCTTTATGTTCTGAACTGTTTAACCATGCAGTGACCACTTTTTCGGCTGTATTATAACCATAAGCTACATTTTCACCGGTACCTTTTGCATTTTCATTTCTTTTTAAGTTATTAGCTCTCGAACTAAAATTATCGTGGCTAATCTTATCTTTTGCAATCATATATTTGCTATGGTCAATGGCAAGATTATCAGCAGTAGTATTTCTTGATAGTATTTCAAGTCCCTTACTTTCTCTATGAGCATTTACTAAATTAAATATTTTATCAGTAATACTTGTTTCAACGAAAACTTCATCCGTATTATCTTCAGAACATGAAGATATCGATACGAATAATAATAGTAAAATACTATATTTAAATAGGACTTTCATATGATTAAGTTCTTATAGTTAGTTGTTTATATAACTATAATTTGGAATGTTTAGTATAAAATTGAATATATGAAGTAATAAAAGAACCGTATTAGTAACTGTATTTAGGAGTTTAAAAGGTATGATTAGACTTAATTGAGCTGCAGGTAGTATGTTATGATTTTTAAGTCATTTTTGGTGTTCAAGTACTAAATTTAAATACGTTTCTAAGGTTGTTTTAGGAAAAACGGATTGGTTTTTCTGTTTTTAAATCCATGATACATAACATAGCCGAACAGAATAAGGGCTCCTATTAAAGCCGTATAAGCAATGCTTTCATATTCATTTTGCTGTTTTACATATATGGCTATCAATGCCCAAACCCCAACTAAGGCAAATTCTCTCATATTTCGTTTGTAAATCATAAGAGCATTTAATAACGTCGCAACAATTATCATGATAATAGTCCATTGTATTTCAGAGATACCAAAGCCACTCCATTCAATTTTGGCCAAGTAAGCCGTAATATTGGCGATAGTGGCAACTGTAATCCATCCAGAATAGATACAAATTGGCCACCAATAAAACGCAATTATTTTTTTGGAAGCATCGTAACGCTCCATATTTGTATTTAAAATTATTTTTGTCAAAGAAATAAGCATTACAAGCATAATACCTAAAGAAAGTAGCGTGTTTTCATAGAGCCATGCGAATACCCAAGCTGCATTTGCTAAATTGGTTAATGCAAACCAATAACCCGTTTGGTTAATAAATTCATTAATTTTTTTGAGCTTGAATGTTTGATAAATTTGAAAACCACAAAAAGCAATTAGTCCTAAATAAATAATACCCCAAATAGAAAAAGCATACCCAGCAGGTGTAAATAAGTTGGTGTATTTATCGCTGAGACCGCCAATCGTATTTCCATTAACTTTATAAACTTGAGAATAATAATTAATTCCAATAGCAATAATTACGGATAAGGAATTAAGTATAGAAAACTTTTGCTGATTTTTTATAGCGTTCATCCCTCTAAAATAATAATTTAATATCTTATTTCAAAACAAAATGTATTTATCTACTTCGTATTTGTCCTCTAACAAAATCTATTACCTTTGCAAACATTAAAAATCAAACTTTTTTGAATCTTAAAACATATACATCAGAATTTCGCTATAATTTAAAATTGGCTTACCCAGTTATGCTAGGCATGATTGGTCATACGTTGGTTAGTTTTATTGATAATATTATGGTGGGTCAAATGGGAACTGCTGAATTGGCAGCGGTATCTTTAGGAAATAGTTTTGTTTTTATAGCGATGAGTTTGGGTATTGGTTTTTCAACTGCGATTACGCCTTTAGTTGCAGAAGCAGATGGTGAAAAAAATATAGAAAAGGGAAAACAAACTTTTAATCATGGCTTAATTTTATGCACCGTTCTCGGGATTGTTTTATTTTTAATGATCTTGGCGATAAAACCGTTGATGTATCATATGAGCCAACCAGAAGAAGTGGTAGCATTAGCAATTCCTTATTTAGATTTGGTTGCTTTTTCTTTAATTCCATTAATTATTTTTCAGGGTTTTAAACAATTTGCAGATGGCTTGTCACAGACCAAGTACGCCATGTATGCTACCATTATCGCAAATGTTATAAATGTAGTGTTGAATTATTTATTGATTTTTGGAAAATTTGGATTTCCAGAAATGGGTATTATCGGAGCAGCGATTGGAACATTGGTTTCAAGGATTGTAATGTTGGGTTATATATGGTTATTGTTAAAATCAAAAACAAAATTCAAACCTTATTTTGAGCGATTTAGTTTTAAAAATATAAAGAAAAGTATACTCAAAAAAATAATAAATCTTGGCTTTCCTTCAGCCTTGCAAATGTTTTTTGAGGTGGCTATTTTTACGGCTGCCATTTGGTTAAGCGGTGTATTGGGTAAAAATCCACAAGCGGCAAATCAAATTGCACTAAACTTGTCTTCCATGACTTTTATGGTGGCTATGGGCTTAAGTGTTACCGCAATGATTAGAGTAGGGAATCAAAAAGGATTAAAAAACTTTAAGGAATTGCGACGTATTGCTTTTTCCATATTTATACTGACCTTCTTTTTAGATATTATTTTCGCATTGGTATTTATGATATTCAATCAAGAGTTGCCAAGAATTTACGTAGATGAATATGACCTAGTCAATCAAATTGATAACTTAGAAGTGGTGAGTATCGCTGCTAAATTATTATTAGTGTCTGCTGTTTTTCAAATTTCTGACGGATTACAAGTTGCTGTGTTGGGGGCCTTAAGAGGTTTACAAGATGTTAAGATACCTACGATAATAACTTTCATTGCCTATTGGCTAATTGGTTTTCCCATTTCTTATTTTTTAGGAAAGGAAGATGTGTATGGTAGTGTGGGGATCTGGTTAGGATTGTTGGCAGGTTTAACTGCCTCTGGAATATTATTGTATATTCGATTTAATTATTTAACCAAGAAATTAATTAATCAAAGCATTTAATAAATGGGTATTGTTTTAAAACAATCATTTACCAACACCCTGATTCTTTTTTTAGGTTTTGCAATTGGTGGTATTAATGTATTATTTATTTATACGCATTTTTTACACGAAGACTATTATGGTCTTAATACCTTTTTATTATCGACTGCTAATATTTTATCGCCCTTAATGGTACTCGGTATGCAGCATACTATCATTAAATTTTTTACTTCATTTCAAACAAAATACGAGCAAGATCAATTTTTAACCAGTGCATTGGTAATGCCCTTATTTATTATTATACCCTTAGGTTTTATAGGAGCTTATACGTATGAAAGTATTGCAAACTGGTTATCTGTGGAAAACGCAATAATTAAACCCTATACCTATCTTATTTTTTTAACCGCAATTTTTATTGGTTATTTTGAAGTGTTTTATTCTTTTAGTAAAGTGCAGTACCAGTCCGTTTTTGGCAATTTTATCAAAGAGATGTTTGCTCGAATTTGTGCCACTTTTTTATTGTTTGCTGTGCATTTTAAATGGATTACTGAAGAGCAGTTTATATATGCTATTACTATTGTTTACGGGTTACGAATGGTTATAATGATGATGTATGCTTTTACATTATATAAGCCTGAATTTATTTTTAAGTTTCCTAAAAATAGTCGTGAGATTTTGTCCTATTCATTTTATATTATTTTAGCAGGATCGGCAAGTGGAATTTTATTAGATATTGATAAGTTCATGATTCCACAACTGGAGCAAATTGCTGAGGTTGCCTATTATGCAGTAGGTATTTATATAGCTTCAGTTATAGCTATTCCGTCAAGGGCAATGCAGCAAATTATTAATCCGCTAACGGCTAAAGAGCTCAATAACAATAACTTAAAAGAGGTTTTAAGCTTGTATAAAAAAAGTTCTATAACGCTATTAGTAGCTGGAGGGTTATTGTTTTTACTTATCAATTTGAATATTCAAGATTTATATGGATTAATAAATAAACCAGAATATGCAGTAGGAGGGATGATTGTATTGATGATTTCTATTTCCGAAATGTATAAGCTAGCGTTAGGTACAAATGGGGCCATTTTAACTAATTCTGATCATTATAGAGTGTTTTTCTATTTCTCTATAGCCATGGCATTAAGTGTTATCTTTTTAAATAAATGGTTAATAGAAATTTTAGGAATAGATGGTGCTGCCTTAGCAACCTTAATTGTAGTACTAGTTTTTAGTACTATTAAAATTATATACATTCAGGTAAAAATGAATATGCAACCCTTTACAACTAAAACAATAGCAATATTGACTGTGATTTTAGTCCTGTTTTTTGCATTTTATTTTATAGAATTACCATTTCATGCATTGGTAAACATATTTATAAAGTCTATTGCGGTTACTATTATTTATACTTTTACAGTATATAAGTTTCGTATTTCAGAAGATGTAAACGGCTTAATTAATAAATACATTCCTCGATAAATATGGCATATGTTTTTCATCTTTTTTTGGGAATTATATCTGCTTTTTTAGGCTTGTTAGCTCCAGGTATGCTAAACATGACCGCAGTTAGGACAACTATAGAACAAGGAAAGAGGGCAGGGGTAGTATTTTCTGCTGGAGCGTCAGCTATTGTTTTTATTCAAGCTTCAATTGCATTGGTTTTTGCAAGTTATTTAAGTGAAAATCCTAACGTATTTGATAATTTGAAAATAGCAGCAATTATTGTTTTTTTTTTATTGGCACTATTTTTCTTTCTACAAGCTCGAAAAACATTTAATGCAGAAGGGAAGTCAAAAAAAGGGAATTTATTTTTTATAGGAATGGTAATGTCTGCAATAAACATGTTGGCCATTCCTTTTTATTTCGGACTCACCACTTATTTTGAAGTTAATGGTCAGTTAATAATGGAACAGCCTTATATTACTTTGTTTATTGTTGGGTCAGGCTTAGGTTCATTCATCTTATTTGTTCTTTATGTTTTTTTTGCAGGAGTAATAACCAAGCGTGCCAAATTTATTGCCACAAACATAAATTATATTTTAAGTGGACTGTTTTTTATGTTGGGATTAATAGCAATCTTAAAGAGTTAGATTGAAAATTAAATCTATTCATTTTTTTGAAAAAAGAAGTTCTTAAAAAAAAACATAAATTAATTATTATATTTGCCACTAAAGGTCAAAATTTCAACATGATTGATGCTATTGAAAATAATTTAAACCGAGGTATAGGCTTGCTTAGCATTATAAGTGATGAGGAATATAGTAATATTTCTGTTAAACCTTACCACTCAAGTATAGGTATACATATGAGACACGTTTTAGATATGTTCGATTGTATTTTTTGCGGATTAGATTCTAGAGAAATTAATTTAGCAGCTAGAAAACGAAATACAGAAGCAGAACAGAAAACAGAAATGGGTTTGGTGTATTTCAACGAAGTTATAAGCAACTTAAGATGTCTGTCTTCTGAAGATTTAAATGAAGTTGTAGCGGTCTCTGACGATTTAGGATTGGGTGTGGTTACAACCAAATATACTGTAGCTTCAATCTTATCACAAGCTCACAGCCATGCTATTCACCATTTTGCGAGTATTGGTTATATCATCTCCCAATTAGGAATTGAATTGCCTGATGCTGATTTTGGTTATAACCCTACCACACCAAAAAAGGATGTATTGGCTTAATAGTTAATATAAACCCATCCTCTATAAGTTCTATTCTTTTTTGTTATTTTATCTTTTAGTTCCAATAAAAAATAATAGGTTCCTACGGGTACAACTATACCTTCGGTAACGGTAATACTATTTTCTGATATACCACCCCATGTATTGTCGTAATTTTGTTTTTCATATACGAGTTCTCCCCAACGGTCAAAAACTTCGATTGAATTTTCTTGAGATAAATCTAAACCAGCTATTTCAAAATAATCATTAAGTCCATCTCCATTTGGTGAAAATCCAGTATTTATAGTAAAATCATTTCCACTAGGTTCAGCAGCAATCGTTAACACTTCATAGTCATCTGGTACAAATGAAATAGATGTAATATCACCTTCTTCTAAATCGCCAGAAACGTCATTTCTACCTAAACTATCCCAACGAAGTGTTTTGTTATTCCAACCCACTACTCGTAATAATTCAATATCTTCCGTAAGGTTTTTAATATCACTATCAAGATCCCAGGTAAGTGTGACTTCTACAGCTTGGTCACCATCCAAATCCCAAAACTCTTTGTCATTTACTTTAGAAAGAATAGGAGCGAAGCTGTTGGTATCAAAAAGTGTTGTAAATGTAGTCGGACTATTAGGGTCCTCATAAAAGTAGGCACTTTTAAAAGTTGAAATTGAATTAGGTTTTGATATCGATAAGGGTCTTAACTTATCTTCGTCTCCAATAGGAAATGTAAAATCGATATTTCCAAATAGGGCTGCATAACCATCTACATGTTCATAATCAGACTCTCCATTATAATTGGCTTGCAAAAAGTCTAATGTGATATCTAAATCATTTCTAGGCGTAAAAACCTTTCCATTAATAAATTCTAACGTATTATAAACACCCATTGATGTTTCCAAATTTAAACCGTCTAACACATCAATTTCTGAGTTGTAAAACTCGGCTATTGAGGTACCTGAAACATTCAATAGATCTTCTCCATAAAACCCAGCAAGACCCAGGTTGCTATTAAACATACCGTCATTAATTAGGTTGGTATGGAAGCCGATTTTACCTTCGTCGTGAATTTGAATATCACCAAAGTTATGAAATGCTGTCTGCCCTACTAAAAGTTGCCCAATTGATAGGAATATAAATGTGAATATCTTATTCATATGCTTGAAATAATATAACTAAATTATCTGCTTTACTATCTACGTTAATTTTAAAACCATCTGCTGTGAACGTTACAAATTTAGCAGAAGTAATACCAAGATTATTACCATCTTGACTACCATATCTTACACCAATACAATGATCAGGTGAAGCAAAACGTGATATATCGTTAATAGAATTTCCATGCCCACCAACATATATTACTTGTTGCGTTGTTCCCCTAACATATCCATTCATTGTTCCAAATGAGTTCGCAAGGCTACTATTATTATTTCCTACTCCGTTATCAGCATTAATTCTTAGAGATTCAATATTGGCATGAGCAACAAAACTGATTTGTGAGGGTTTGAAAGGAATACCAGAAATGGTTACATTTCCAGTTGCTGTAATTGTAATATGTCCAAGGTAAACTCTATTTGAACCTGCCTGTCCAGTTGCTCCTTGAGCACCTGTAGCACCCACATCACCTTTATCACCTTTAGCACCAGTTGCTCCGTCTTCACCATTATAGATAAATGATGTAGATGTAATTTCACTTGAGTCTAAATAGTTATCTCTATCTAAATCTAAACCTGTAAATATTGAAGTTCCTTGTCTAGTAACGCCATGAGATGTTCTTGATTCTCGAGCAGTACGAGTAAGCGTGTTATATCCGTCAGTACCATCAACACCATCTTTACCGTCAGTACCATTTGTACCTTTATCACCTTGGTCACCCTTGTAGCCTTTATCGCCTTTTTCACCTTTAGCACCGTCTTTACCGTCGATACCATTGATTCCGTCTTTACCATTTATTCCATCAATACCATCCTTACCATCGATACCATTAATTCCGTCTTTACCGTCGGTACCATTTGCACCAGCATCACCCTTGTAGCCTTTATCGCCTTTTTCACCTTTAGCACCGTCTTTACCGTCGATACCATTGATTCCGTCTTTACCATTTATTCCATCAATACCATCCTTACCATCGATACCATTAATTCCGTCTTTACCGTCGGTACCATTTGCACCAGCATCACCTTTGTAGCCTTTATCACCTTTTTCACCTTTAGCACCGTCTACACCATCAACACCATCTTTACCGTCGGCACCTTTATCACCTTGGTCACCCTTGTAGCCTTTATCGCCTTTTTCACCTTTAGCACCGTCTTTACCGTCGATACCATTGATTCCGTCTTTACCATTTATTCCATCAATACCATCCTTACCATCGATACCATTAATTCCGTCTTTACCGTCAGTACCATTTGCACCAGCATCACCTTTGTAGCCTTTATCACCTTTAGCACCGTCTACACCATCAACACCATCTTTACCGTCGATACCATTTATTCCGTCTTTACCGTCAGTACCATTCGCACCAGCATCACCTTTGTAGCCTTTATCACCTTTTTCACCTTTAGCACCGTCTTTACCGTCGGCACCTTTATCACCTTGGTCACCTTTGTAGCCTTTCTCTCCTTTAGCACCGTCTACACCATCAACACCATCTTTACCGTCGATACCATTTATTCCGTCTTTACCATCAGTACCATTCGCACCAGCATCACCTTTGTAGCCTTTATCGCCTTTTTCACCTTTAGCACCGTCTTTACCGTCGATACCATTGATTCCGTCTTTACCATTTATTCCGTCTTTACCATTTATTCCATCAATACCATCCTTACCATCGATACCATTAATTCCGTC
The nucleotide sequence above comes from Aureibaculum algae. Encoded proteins:
- a CDS encoding gliding motility-associated C-terminal domain-containing protein — encoded protein: MNKIFTFIFLSIGQLLVGQTAFHNFGDIQIHDEGKIGFHTNLINDGMFNSNLGLAGFYGEDLLNVSGTSIAEFYNSEIDVLDGLNLETSMGVYNTLEFINGKVFTPRNDLDITLDFLQANYNGESDYEHVDGYAALFGNIDFTFPIGDEDKLRPLSISKPNSISTFKSAYFYEDPNSPTTFTTLFDTNSFAPILSKVNDKEFWDLDGDQAVEVTLTWDLDSDIKNLTEDIELLRVVGWNNKTLRWDSLGRNDVSGDLEEGDITSISFVPDDYEVLTIAAEPSGNDFTINTGFSPNGDGLNDYFEIAGLDLSQENSIEVFDRWGELVYEKQNYDNTWGGISENSITVTEGIVVPVGTYYFLLELKDKITKKNRTYRGWVYINY